A region from the Chionomys nivalis chromosome 22, mChiNiv1.1, whole genome shotgun sequence genome encodes:
- the Cfap157 gene encoding cilia- and flagella-associated protein 157: MAPKKKLNKGGKEFEGKKRKGGKKDTSAGVKSGESTLVEELKEFYHKQIQDLEDRLARYQRKWDELAVQEKIFRQEFEQLANNKKEIVAFLKRTLNQRVDEITELNDQLQSLQLAKEMEKDAFEAQLAQVRHEFQETKDQLTTENIALGGKLAALEEFRLQKEELTDKYLVLEEQLRKQESEYKDYVYNLEKKSVLDKDRLRKEIIQRVNLVATEFRKVATNQMWETTRRAILENNSVTLQLSWVTQQGVQLLQENEQLRSIKDKLYQQVELLENTQEIMARNSKGHQKVILMLTEKCRQQKQGTEEAEQLRLLLSQLEQNFQQLQNDNQTLRSDKDQLEQQLRDQRAEVNLLQEKLTEEKKVRASLETVLAQATALLQDIVQMRTDAEDGDFDVVFQLQRKEMLQQLLALLSSAVFSKAQFSVGRHQDQQPQGPPKESQLSTQVSKKAATSLLQKLSTITTYKPGDLGLVPRRVHIPPNPQDLRLLSYVTRMGICQLQNTNESYPSGALKRFRKLTIPKPFLQRK, translated from the exons ATGGCTCCTAAAAAGAAGCTGAACAAAGGCGGCAAAGAGTTTGAGGgcaagaagaggaaagggggcaagaAGGACACAAGTGCAGGCGTGAAGTCTGGGGAGTCCACGCTGGTGGAGGAGCTGAAGGAATTCTACCACAAACAGATCCAAGACCTGGAGGACCGGCTGGCCCG gtaTCAACGGAAGTGGGATGAGCTGGCTGTGCAGGAGAAGATCTTCCGCCAGGAGTTCGAGCAGCTGGCCAATAACAAGAAAGAGATTGTGGCCTTCCTCAAGCGCACGCTCAACCAGAGGGTGGATGAGATCACGGAACTCAATGACCAGCTGCAGAGCCTCCAGCTGGcaaaggagatggagaaggatgctTTCGAGGCACAGCTGGCCCAGGTGCGCCACGAATTCCAGGAGACCAAGGACCAGCTCACCACAGAGAACATCGCCCTTG GGGGAAAGCTGGCTGCCCTGGAAGAATTTCGGCTGCAGAAAGAGGAGCTCACAGACAAGTACCTGGTGCTGGAGGAGCAGCTGCGGAAGCAGGAGAGCGAATACAAGGACTATGTGTACAACCTGGAGAAGAAGTCTGTGCTGGATAAGGACAG GCTAAGGAAAGAGATCATCCAACGTGTAAACCTGGTGGCCACTGAGTTCCGCAAAGTGGCCACTAACCAGATGTGGGAGACAACCAGGCGGGCCATCCTAGAGAACAACAGTGTGACTTTGCAGCTGTCCTGGGTGACCCAGCAAGGTGTGCAACTCCTTCAGGAGAATGAGCAGCTCAGGAGCATCAAGGATAAACTGTACCAACAGGTGGAGCTGCTGGAGAACACCCAAGAGATCATGGCCAGAAACAGCAAAGGCCATCAGAAG GTCATCCTCATGCTGACAGAGAAGTGCCGCCAGCAGAAGCAGGGcacagaggaggcagagcagCTGCGCCTCCTGCTGTCCCAACTGGAACAGAACTTCCAGCAGCTACAGAACGACAACCAGACCCTGAG GAGTGACAAGGACCAGCTAGAACAGCAGCTGAGGGACCAGCGGGCGGAGGTGAATCTGCTACAAGAGAAGCTGACTGAGGAAAAGAAGGTTCGGGCCAGCCTGGAAACAGTCCTGGCCCAGGCCACCGCGCTCCTACAGGACATTGTACAG ATGCGAACAGATGCAGAAGACGGTGACTTTGACGTGGTGTTCCAACTGCAGCGCAAGGAGATGCTGCAGCAATTGCTGGCTCTGCTCAGCTCAGCCGTGTTTTCAAAAGCACAGTTCAGTGTGGGTCGCCACCAGGACCAGCAGCCCCAAGGCCCACCCAAAGAGAG CCAACTCAGCACCCAGGTATCCAAGAAGGCGGCCACGTCCCTGCTACAGAAGCTCTCCACCATCACAACCTACAAGCCTGGGGATCTAGGGCTAGTGCCTCGTCGGGTCCACATCCCACCCAACCCTCAGGACCTCAGGTTGCTCTCATATGTCACCAGAATGGGGATCTGCCAGTTACAGAACACTAATGAG AGCTATCCATCTGGCGCTCTCAAAAGATTCAGAAAGTTGACCATTCCTAAGCCTTTCCTACAACGTAAGTAG